From the Oscarella lobularis chromosome 13, ooOscLobu1.1, whole genome shotgun sequence genome, one window contains:
- the LOC136194337 gene encoding uncharacterized protein isoform X2, producing the protein MGDRKWNERVTPVLSTAITYASNLLGPDSTILAKLVENDCLSTSQCEEIGRTVNKDGKTEAAKRLFETLKKRPDAYFDTFVDALQEIEQGGDLRHLLLTGARRRAKGERDRERSEEKEAKHNGTVKPIKTQNFLFQFWRSHPFALCAILFIIVSTSGVSIYIQMKPVAASRPTGADVSMNVLVEAILSIGEKKWLQISMQLGFSFGAGGPDRGLEGPKPMQTRRPKERLERVLSAFQRKERDSEMTRQRLIDACYNVGIGKDLEKALAVSVIQRY; encoded by the exons ATGGGAGATCGAAAGTGGAACGAGAGAGTCACACCGGTGCTATCGACCGCTATAACCTATGCCTCAAACCTCTTGGGTCCCGATTCAACGATCCTAGCGAAATTAGTGGAGAATGATTGCCTGTCAACGAGCCAATGCGAAGAAATCGGTCGGACTGTGAACAAAGACGGCAAAACGGAGGCAGCCAAACGTCTTTTTGAGACTCTGAAGAAGCGTCCTGATGCGTACTTTGAcactttcgtcgacgctcttcaAGAGATAGAGCAAGGTGGAGATCTCCGTCATCTTCTCCTAACAG GCGCTCGTAGGCGTGCCAAAGGAGAACGTGATCGCG AACGcagtgaagagaaagaggccAAACATAATGGAACCGTGAAACCCATTA AAACTCAAAACTTCTTATTTCAGTTTTGGCGTAGTCATCCTTTTGCATTGTGCGCTATCCTTTTTATTATCGTCAGCACTTCAGGCGTTTCTATTTACATTCAAATGAAACCTG TTGCTGCGTCAAGACCAACAGGTGCTGATGTCTCTATGAACGTCTTGGTTGAAGCTATTCTCAGTATCGGAGAGAAGAAGTGGCTACAAATCTCAATGCAACTTGGATTTTCTTTTGGTGCAGGAGGACCAGATAGAGGACTAGAAGGACCTAAGCCGATGCAGACTCGAAGACCCAAGGAACGGCTGGAAAGAGTTCTGTCTGCCTTtcagcgaaaagaaagagacagtGAAATGACTCGTCAACGGCTCATAGATGCTTGCTACAATGTTGGAATAGGGAAAGACCTTGAAAAGGCTTTAGCAGTGTCAGTCATTCAACGATATTAG
- the LOC136194337 gene encoding uncharacterized protein isoform X1 — protein sequence MGDRKWNERVTPVLSTAITYASNLLGPDSTILAKLVENDCLSTSQCEEIGRTVNKDGKTEAAKRLFETLKKRPDAYFDTFVDALQEIEQGGDLRHLLLTGARRRAKGERDRERSEEKEAKHNGTVKPISINKFMKKRSVYCHLIETQNFLFQFWRSHPFALCAILFIIVSTSGVSIYIQMKPVAASRPTGADVSMNVLVEAILSIGEKKWLQISMQLGFSFGAGGPDRGLEGPKPMQTRRPKERLERVLSAFQRKERDSEMTRQRLIDACYNVGIGKDLEKALAVSVIQRY from the exons ATGGGAGATCGAAAGTGGAACGAGAGAGTCACACCGGTGCTATCGACCGCTATAACCTATGCCTCAAACCTCTTGGGTCCCGATTCAACGATCCTAGCGAAATTAGTGGAGAATGATTGCCTGTCAACGAGCCAATGCGAAGAAATCGGTCGGACTGTGAACAAAGACGGCAAAACGGAGGCAGCCAAACGTCTTTTTGAGACTCTGAAGAAGCGTCCTGATGCGTACTTTGAcactttcgtcgacgctcttcaAGAGATAGAGCAAGGTGGAGATCTCCGTCATCTTCTCCTAACAG GCGCTCGTAGGCGTGCCAAAGGAGAACGTGATCGCG AACGcagtgaagagaaagaggccAAACATAATGGAACCGTGAAACCCATTAGTATAAATAAGTTTATGAAGAAACGTAGTGTCTACTGCCATCTCATAGAAACTCAAAACTTCTTATTTCAGTTTTGGCGTAGTCATCCTTTTGCATTGTGCGCTATCCTTTTTATTATCGTCAGCACTTCAGGCGTTTCTATTTACATTCAAATGAAACCTG TTGCTGCGTCAAGACCAACAGGTGCTGATGTCTCTATGAACGTCTTGGTTGAAGCTATTCTCAGTATCGGAGAGAAGAAGTGGCTACAAATCTCAATGCAACTTGGATTTTCTTTTGGTGCAGGAGGACCAGATAGAGGACTAGAAGGACCTAAGCCGATGCAGACTCGAAGACCCAAGGAACGGCTGGAAAGAGTTCTGTCTGCCTTtcagcgaaaagaaagagacagtGAAATGACTCGTCAACGGCTCATAGATGCTTGCTACAATGTTGGAATAGGGAAAGACCTTGAAAAGGCTTTAGCAGTGTCAGTCATTCAACGATATTAG
- the LOC136195045 gene encoding L-lactate transporter-like, with the protein MKFLKAVRNWPRYDRNSKCPPVVVVLAGATMHLTLGTLYTFGNMSPYVVSYIRKYGHPTSTTAETATWIYALAILGQGLSMYFGGKLELKLGTRLTALLGSLTMSVGVALSYFTIASFWLLLITYGFVFGFGVGIAYPIPMACAIRWLPKRKGFAAGCVVAGFGLGAFIFDQVQTAFINPDGIKPVGDDGATERYFEDPQVLKRTKQCFLILGALYTILQVISAFFLVDPKPDDEAEESNDSVQLTSVTSSENPLDSDSILSPGSDEEMSDTELILTQSSDIKINNSNPVNFKPKQLFRQKTFYLIWIMFLLSGQGVITVSTLYKAYGFGFIKSDQFLAISGAIASLSNASGRIIWSYLADKFSFRFTAMVMMNLMTALLLTFSATSLAGKGMFLAWITMLFFCIGGVFSLFPAATVRAFGSKYFASNYGLVFSSQVIAGPVGAFLPTILSQSLGYIGVWYLSAGLVYIAVLVTYCCSMRHPAKSFK; encoded by the exons ATGAAGTTCTTGAAAGCGGTGCGGAATTGGCCGCGGTACGACAGAAATAGCAAGTGTCCGCCGGTTGTCGTAGTTTTAGCCGGTGCAACAATGCATTTGACCCTGGGAACGCTGTATACTTTCG GGAACATGAGCCCATATGTAGTGTCTTACATACGAAAATACGGTCAcccgacgtcaacgacggcTGAA ACTGCTACGTGGATTTACGCTCTAGCAATATTGGGTCAGGGCCTCTCAATGTATTTCGGTGGGAAGCTGGAGCTGAAGTTGGGCACGCGGCTCACAGCACTCCTCGGATCATTGACGATGAG CGTGGGTGTGGCTCTGAGCTACTTCACTATAGCATCATTCTGGCTCTTACTCATTACATACGGTTTTGTGTTTGGCTTCGGTGTGGGGATCGCGTATCCCATTCCAATGGCCTGTGCAATTCGG TGGCTTCCCAAGAGAAAGGGCTTTGCCGCGGGATGCGTTGTGGCCGGTTTTGGTCTGGGCGCATTTATCTTTGATCAGGTCCAGACGGCCTTCATAAACCCGGACGGTATAAAACCGGTAGGAGACGATGGTGCAACTGAAAG ATATTTCGAGGATCCCCAAGTGCTGAAAAGAACGAAGCAATGTTTTCTTATTCTCGGAGCGCTCTATACGATTCTTCAAGTGATCAGCGCATTCTTCTTAGTCGATCCTAAACCCGATGACGAGGCGGAAGAATCGAATGACAGTGTACAGCTGACATCAGTAACTTCGTCTGAGAATCCTCTCGACTCGGACTCCATTCTAAGTCCAGGGAGTGATGAGGAAATGTCTGACACCGAGCTGATTTTAACGCAATCTTCTgacatcaaaatcaataattcgaATCCGGTCAATTTCAAACCGAAGCAGCTATTTCGTCAGAAGACTTTTTATTTGATATGGATCATGTTTCTGCTGTCAGGACAAGGCGTCATAACCGTATCGACTCTCTACAAGGCATACGGTTTCGGATTTATAAAGAGTGATCAGTTCTTGGCTATTTCGGGAGCAATTGCGTCTCTTTCGAACGCTTCCGGACGAATAATATGGAGCTATCTAGCGGATAAATTCTCTTTCAGG TTCACAGCAATGGTTATGATGAATCTAATGACGGCTTTACTTCTGACTTTCAGTGCCACGTCGTTAGCCGGAAAGGGAATGTTCCTCGCTTGGATCACCATGTTATTCTTCTGCATCGGTggcgtcttttctcttttccctGCGGCTACAGTGAG GGCTTTTGGGTCCAAGTACTTTGCCTCGAACTACGGTCTCGTCTTCAGTAGTCAG GTCATAGCGGGTCCAGTGGGAGCTTTTCTGCCAACTATTCTATCGCAATCTCTTGGTTATATCGGTGTGTGGTATCTCTCCGCGGGTCTCGTCTACATAG CTGTCCTCGTGACTTACTGCTGCTCTATGCGACATCCTGCGAAATCTTTTAAATGA
- the LOC136194391 gene encoding oxalate:formate antiporter-like has protein sequence MVTQRQRRLNLLRGLDLRSSNIGSGPLNVFRWEAGAEVGHAALLGSLTMSVGVALSYFTIESFWLLLITYGFVFGFGVGIAYPIPMACAIRWLPKRKGFAAGCVVSGFGLGAFIFDQVQTAFINPDGIKPVGDEGSTERYFEDPQVLKRTKQCFLILGALYTILQVISAFFLVDPKPDDEAEESNDSVQLTSITSSENPLDLDSILSPGSDEETSDTELILAQSSDVKFDNSNPVDFKPKQLFRQKTFYLIWIMFLLSGQGVITVSTLYKAYGFGFIKSDQFLAISGAIASLSNASGRIIWSYLADKFSFRFTAMVMMNLMTALLLTFSATSLAGKGMFLAWTTMLFFCIGGVFSLFPAATVRAFGSKYFASNYGLVFSSQVIAGPVGAFLPTILSQSLGYIGVWYLSAGLVYIAVLVTYCCSMRHPAKSFK, from the exons ATGGTCACCCAACGTCAACGACGGCTGAA CCTGCTACGTGGATTGGATTTACGCTCAAGCAACATTGGGTCAGGGCCTCTCAATGTATTTCGGTGGGAAGCTGGAGCTGAAGTTGGGCACGCAGCACTCCTCGGATCATTAACGATGAG CGTGGGTGTGGCTCTGAGCTACTTCACTATAGAATCATTCTGGCTCTTACTCATTACATACGGTTTTGTGTTTGGCTTCGGTGTGGGGATCGCGTATCCCATTCCAATGGCCTGTGCAATTCGG TGGCTTCCCAAGAGAAAGGGCTTCGCCGCCGGTTGTGTCGTGTCCGGTTTTGGTCTGGGCGCATTTATCTTTGATCAGGTGCAGACGGCCTTCATAAACCCGGACGGTATAAAACCCGTAGGAGACGAGGGTTCAACTGAAAG ATATTTCGAGGATCCCCAAGTGCTGAAAAGAACGAAGCAATGTTTTCTTATTCTCGGAGCGCTCTATACGATTCTTCAAGTGATCAGCGCTTTCTTCTTAGTCGATCCTAAACCCGATGACGAGGCGGAAGAATCGAATGACAGTGTACAGCTGACATCAATAACTTCGTCTGAGAATCCTCTCGACTTGGACTCCATTCTAAGTCCAGGAAGTGATGAGGAAACGTCTGACACCGAACTAATTTTAGCCCAatcttctgacgtcaaattcgatAATTCGAATCCGGTCGATTTCAAACCGAAGCAGCTATTTCGTCAGAAGACTTTTTATTTGATATGGATCATGTTTCTGCTGTCGGGACAAGGCGTCATAACCGTATCGACTCTCTACAAGGCATACGGTTTCGGATTTATAAAGAGTGATCAGTTCTTGGCTATTTCGGGAGCAATTGCGTCTCTTTCGAACGCTTCCGGACGAATAATATGGAGCTATTTGGCGGATAAATTCTCTTTCAGG TTCACAGCAATGGTCATGATGAATCTAATGACGGCTTTACTTCTGACTTTCAGTGCCACGTCGTTAGCCGGAAAGGGAATGTTCCTCGCTTGGACCACCATGTTATTCTTCTGCATCGGTggcgtcttttctctttttcctgcGGCCACAGTGAG GGCTTTTGGGTCCAAGTACTTTGCCTCGAACTACGGTCTCGTCTTCAGTAGTCAG GTAATAGCGGGTCCAGTGGGAGCTTTTCTGCCAACAATTCTATCGCAATCTCTTGGTTATATCGGTGTGTGGTATCTCTCCGCGGGTCTCGTCTACATAG CTGTTCTCGTGACTTACTGCTGCTCCATGCGACATCCTGCGAAATCTTTTAAATGA
- the LOC136194424 gene encoding death-associated protein kinase 1-like: protein MLQDFCCLRKKLSFTDSTPMEALANKKCLRDALFSAVQAGDLEGVKECARKGAKLDGEWTNTDGLTPLEEAWANHRMNIAEFLMNAGADVNETNKNGLTALQNACVNGQFAVAKHSIDAGADVNKTGQFLPTALYIACENGHLEFAKLLINAGADVNKTNMDGVTALQGACRNCHSDVATLFNNAGKLSLATFHRACENCRAIVGRLRRSFFKVGMHFSGANLGRTPLQEACCNGRLDVARLLIDAGANVNKTDKVGQGPLLAACENGHVQSAKLLVCAGADVDKNASGHADLRKACWKGDLGIAKLLIDAGADVNKAGKFSLSALYGACANGDVEIAKLLINAGAHVNEANGRSTALEGACRNGYSDVAKLLIDAGAKVNNERQALFSACKKGYLKIAELLIYSGVDVNKTDEDGRTALQAACGISHVEISKILIRAGANVNKTNLEGRTALQVACRKGHLKIVNLLIDAKADLNKTNLEGLTAFLMACLGGHLVIATLLVEAGADVNKTDAKGNSVLHFLAKYSHRISDFFLWFDLVKLILLKEPNLIDRSGEDGLLPHETPCLSEVRTILFKEWTNHRYNKLYSQGTTKQTKIKICTIGKAGAGKTTLIKTLKNIHWKDGGDDKRTASMDLSTANIKSAGDVVFCDFAGQPFFHKTHGLFFSESTTAFLLVVDLTENENELKTWSHFFCSFVKCSVVLNEKANFLVVGSKKDLLPSVKIGEIKLRQVFAYVRQNFGRWFNFYEKHFVLNCHDRKSTDLDLLRESIKDVKALTLKAGKEVPIIVEAATASFLPTLRDPFRKGQLFFHKLRSFFSINNLEEEVRQRTLSVIKNHPETKREEVIKFMDCSVFEKVMADCLYPGLTVEVQKLLVEFLRGIGEIFVIQNKIILDPTWLCQNIIGPLLCPLDSDFPVSLCCRPPGTTTKEDIQSALEAFNEQKWENIDETIWLLCHLEICYPLPGMRNTYRFPALVEEKRQSEVWCENSEMTVYVGRRVRRAKETDIITPGTMPFLQCHVHNVPCFHGLEPVVWQGGLMIKDTIDGVSVEGIITLQEVDKALDFIVRGPVHSERECVKLLNNLMITGEEVLRKRSPGTDSLLWYISSTELKQLKEFPLAYKEATVDEKIEISAKSSASVSKGMVKDSLKDLLALRDNHIDLLSYKTRCAIITCLDKDEAGREVLEGHLPGLSEADQVECKTAAVLISTWSENLIATAQCFGDAARRSRLPYLLALLSGDGAIELSADETVEAKEDLAFIRTRSPSAIKRRRGEQATQLCSSLSERNDEEISCLFDEIYLDNPPTALELFRAAERIQPVWRRIGKILGPEPFQFYQLHAFEEKRNDQDRALDMLDAWANKFGKRATRRHFITAMKNVGCSTETIASIFSGHTK, encoded by the exons ATGCTGCAG GATTTCTGTTGCCTGCGAAAGAAGCTA TCTTTCACTGATTCGACGCCAATGGAAGCAttagcaaacaaaaaatgttTGCGAGATGCGCTGTTTAGCGCAGTTCAAGCAGGGGATCTAGAAGGAGTGAAAGAATGCGCTAGGAAAGGAGCAAAGCTCGACGGAGAGTGGACGAATACGGATGGGCTCACGCCTTTGGAGGAAGCATGGGCAAATCATCGCATGAACATTGCTGAGTTCTTGATGAACGCAGGAGCAGACGTCAATGAGACGAATAAG AATGGACTAACGGCTTTGCAGAATGCATGTGTCAATGGTCAATTTGCTGTTGCTAAACATTCcatcgacgctggagcagaCGTCAATAAGACAGGCCAG TTCTTGCCTACGGCTTTGTATATAGCGTGTGAAAACGGTCACTTGGAATTTGCAAAGCTCTTAATCAACGCTGGAGCTGACGTCAATAAAACTAATATG GACGGCGTCACGGCTTTGCAAGGAGCCTGTCGCAACTGTCACAGTGATGTTGCTACCCTGTTTAACAACGCAGGAAAG CTTTCGCTTGCAACTTTCCATAGAGCGTGTGAAAATTGTCGTGCAATAGTTGGTAGACTTCGTAGATCCTTTTTCAAGGTCGGAATGCACTTCAGTGGAGCAAAT CTTGGACGCACGCCGTTGCAGGAAGCATGCTGCAATGGCCGCTTGGATGTTGCTCGACTTTTGATAGACGCCGGAGCAAATGTCAATAAAACGGACAAA GTTGGCCAGGGACCATTGCTTGCGGCTTGTGAaaacggtcacgtgcaaagTGCTAAACTACTTGTCTGCGCTGGTGCAGATGTTGATAAG AATGCCAGTGGGCACGCAGATTTGCGGAAAGCGTGTTGGAAAGGCGACTTAGGAATTGCGAAACTACTAATTGATGCTGGAGCAGACGTCAATAAGGCCGGAAAG TTTTCGCTTTCGGCTCTGTATGGAGCGTGTGCAAATGGTGACGTAGAAATTGCTAAACTTCTTATCAATGCTGGAGCACACGTTAATGAAGCTAAT GGTAGAAGCACGGCTTTGGAGGGAGCATGTCGTAATGGTTATTCGGATGTTGCTAAACTTTTAATAGACGCTGGAGCAAAAGTTAATAACGAACGACAGGCTTTGTTTTCAGCGTGTAAAAAGGGTTACTTAAAAATCGCTGAATTATTGATCTACTCTGGAGTAGATGTTAATAAGACTGATGAG GATGGCAGAACGGCTTTGCAGGCTGCCTGTGGAATTAGTCACGTGGAAATTtctaaaatattaattagggctggagcaaatgtcaaCAAGACAAACCTG GAAGGCCGCACGGCTTTGCAAGTAGCATGTAGAAAAGGTCACTTAAAGATTGTTAATCTGCTGATTGACGCTAAAGCAGATTTGAATAAGACTAACTTG GAAGGGTTAACCGCTTTTTTGATGGCGTGCTTGGGTGGTCACTTGGTAATTGCGACACTACTAGTCGAAGCGGGAGCAGACGTTAATAAGACAGACGCG AAAGGAAATTCAGTATTGCATTTCCTTGCAAAATATAGTCACAGAATTTCTG ATTTCTTCTTGTGGTTTGATCTTGTGAAACTAATTCTCTTGAAGGAGCCAAATCTCATTGACCGTTCCGGAGAG GATGGTCTACTTCCTCACGAGACTCCTTGCTTGTCAGAAGTGAGAACCATTTTATTCAAAGAATGG ACTAATCATCGATATAATAAACTTTACTCGCAAGGCACGACCAAGCAAACGAAAATCAAGATATGCACAATTGGGAAAGCTGGAGCTGGTAAAACAACCCTCATAAAAACTTTAAAAAACATTCACTGGAAAGATGGGGGTGACGATAAGCGAACTGCCAGCATGGATTTATCAACTGCAAATATCAAATCGGCCGGTGATGTGGTTTTTTGCGATTTTGCAGGGCAGCCGTTTTTTCATAAAACGCACGGGCTCTTTTTCTCCGAGTCTACAACAGCTTTTCTGCTCGTTGTCGATTTGACAGAAAACGAGAATGAGCTAAAGACTTGGAGCcattttttctgttcattCGTGAAATGCAGCGTTGTTCTAAATGAAAAGGCTAACTTTCTGGTTGTAGGAAGCAAAAAAGATCTCCTTCCCTCTGTGAAAATTGGAGAAATCAAACTACGACAGGTTTTTGCCTACGTGAGGCAAAACTTTGGTCGTTGGTTCAACTTCTACGAGAAACACTTTGTTTTGAATTGCCATGATCGAAAATCGACCGATTTGGATCTTCTCAGGGAATCTATTAAAGACGTCAAAGCGCTCACCCTAAAG GCTGGTAAAGAAGTCCCGATCATTGTTGAGGCGGCAACTGCGTCTTTTTTACCTACACTGAGAGATCCTTTCAGGAAAGGCCAGCTGTTTTTCCACAAGctgcgttcttttttttctatcaATAACCTAGAGGAAGAAGTACGCCAAAGAACTCTGTCTGTCATAAAGAACCACCCTGAAACGAAAAGG GAAGAAGTCATAAAATTTATGGATTGTAGCGTTTTTGAGAAGGTTATGGCAGATTGCCTTTATCCTGGTCTTACGGTTGAAGTTCAAAAATTGCTTGTCGAATTTCTGCGAGGAATCGGCGAG atttttgtcattcaaaacaaaatcaTTTTGGATCCAACTTGGCTATGTCAAAATATCATTGGTCCCCTGTTGTGTCCTTTGGATTCAGATTTTCCGGTTTCTCTTTGCTGCCGTCCGCCCGGCACAACAACCAAAGAAGACATTCAGAGTGCACTCGAAGCCTTCAATGAGCAAAAGTGGGAAAATATTGATGAAACAATTTGGCTCTTGTGTCATTTGGAGATTTGCTATCCACTTCCCGGTATGCGAAACACTTATCGGTTTCCAGCTCTtgtagaagagaaacgtcaatCTGAAGTGTGGTGCGAAAATTCTGAGATGACCGTTTACGTTGGGCGACGAGTGCGACGAGCTAAAGAGACAGATATAATAACTCCCGGAACGATGCCGTTTCTTCAGTGTCACGTACACAATGTTCCTTGTTTTCATGGCTTAGAGCCGGTAGTTTGGCAAGGAGGGCTGATGATCAAGGATACAATAGACGGTGTTTCAGTAGAAGGAATTATAACATTGCAAGAGGTGGATAAGGCTTTGGATTTTATAGTGCGTGGACCGGTTCATTCCGAGCGAGAATGCGTTAAACTTCTTAATAATCTAATGATAACTGGCGAAGAAGTTCTTCGAAAGAGGAGTCCAGGGACAGATAGTCTTCTCTGGTACATTAGCTCTACAGAACTAAAGCAGCTGAAAGAGTTTCCTCTGGCTTACAAAGAAGCAACTGTTGATGAGAAGATAGAGATTTCGGCAAAGTCAAGCGCTTCAGTCAGCAAGGGAATGGTCAAAGACAGCCTAAAAGATCTTCTTGCTCTTCGTGACAATCACATCGACTTATTGTCCTACAAGACACGCTGCGCTATAATAACGTGCTTGGATAAAGACGAAGCGGGAAGAGAAGTTTTAGAGGGTCATTTGCCGGGCTTGTCTGAAGCAGACCAGGTGGAATGCAAGACAGCGGCTGTGCTGATTTCTACTTGGAGTGAAAATCTCATTGCCACAGCGCAGTGCTTTGGAGATGCTGCGAGAAGATCACGTCTACCGTACTTGCTAGCTCTTTTGAGTGGAGATGGTGCGATTGAACTTTCTGCTGACGAA ACTGTCGAGGCAAAAGAAGATCTTGCTTTTATTCGAACTAGATCTCCTTCGGCAATTAAAA GGCGTCGTGGTGAACAAGCAACTCAACTTTGTTCTTCACTTTCCGAACGGAATGACGAAG AAATCTCCTGTCTATTTGATGAGATTTACCTTGATAATCCGCCAACCGCACTTGAACTATTCAGAGCAGCTGAACGCATTCAACCAGTCTGGAGACGTATTGGAAAAATTTTAGGTCCGGAACCTTTCCAGTTTTATCAACTGCATGCgtttgaagagaaaagaaacgatcaaGACCGTGCCCTGGATATGCTAGACGCGTGGGCAAACAAGTTCGGCAAGAGAGCTACTCGCAGGCATTTTATTACTGCCATGAAGAACGTTGGCTGCTCAACTGAAACGATAGCCTCAATTTTTTCG GGCCACACTAAATGA